The proteins below are encoded in one region of Brassica napus cultivar Da-Ae chromosome A6, Da-Ae, whole genome shotgun sequence:
- the LOC125610240 gene encoding receptor-like protein 12: MMNPIQSFFFFFLSLICSTLSSPTLQMDALLEFKNEFPFSAPNPNASFDFSFSWWNTSTNHCSWKGVTCNANSGAVISLVLEDIVLNGSLKANTSLLKLQHLQNLTLCNCILRGEIPSSLGNLSHLMQLDLFNNDLVGKIPSSLGSLSHLKHLTLSSNDLVGKIPSSLGSLSHLIQLDLSYNDLVGEIPSSLGNLSHLIELDLNSNSLIGEIPTSLGNLNQLTFMSFSSNNLTGHVPSSFANFNKLSNLDLSRNQFSGGDLPLILSNLTSLSELDLSSNHFKSKLPSNMSRLHNLKVFDVKRNYFLGNVPTSLFMIPMLLGVYLRGNQFEGPLEFGNTSASSRLVSLDLSSNNFHEPIPEDIFRFLKLETLDLSNNSFTGAISRSMSKLVSLRFLDLSYNKMEGQVPSFLWSLDTLTLSHNYFSSLEEVVVNGSHSDLSSNSLQVLVFKVDLGSNSLQGSFPLWIYIFANATDVLYLDVSRNQLMGKLPKSLINCKYMHYLNLKGNKFNDTFPYWLGSLVSLRVLILGSNAFYGPVSSHVGFPSLKIIDISHNSFNGTLPQDYFVNWLEMSTVWVDYEGIRGSLYMGAINHTDSMDMMYKGVDTEFPLIFLGFKAIDFSGNKFTGRIPKSVGLLKDLRHVNFSRNAFTGSIPSSLAKLTNLEALDLSHNKLSGNIPRDLARLSFMSYMDFSHNLLQGPVPRSTQFQSQNCSSFEDNLGLYGLETICGPIHGPHPTPGDSHQSEEFSSEESEEVLSWIAAAIAFGPGVFCGLVIGYIFFTSQKHIWFMEKFGRNYPRGIITVG, from the exons ATGATGAATCCGATCcaatcttttttcttcttctttctttccctTATATGCAGCACTCTTTCTTCTCCTACGCTCCAAATGGATGCTCTTTTGGAGTTCAAAAATGAGTTCCCGTTCAGTGCACCAAACCCAAATGCTTCTTTTGATTTCTCTTTTAGTTGGTGGAATACGAGCACTAATCACTGTTCCTGGAAAGGTGTCACATGCAATGCTAATTCCGGTGCGGTGATATCACTTGTCCTTGAAGACATCGTTCTCAATGGCTCTTTGAAAGCAAACACTAGTCTGTTAAAACTCCAACATCTTCAGAACCTTACCCTTTGCAATTGCATTCTCAGAGGAGAGATTCCTTCTTCACTAGGAAACCTTTCTCATCTCATGCAGCTTGACCTTTTTAACAATGATCTGGTAGGTAAAATCCCATCTTCACTAGGAAGCCTTTCTCATCTCAAACATCTTACCCTTTCTTCCAATGATTTGGTAGGTAAAATCCCATCTTCACTAGGAAGCCTTTCTCATCTCATTCAGCTTGACCTTTCTTACAATGATTTGGTAGGTGAAATCCCATCATCACTAGGAAATCTTTCTCACCTCATAGAGCTTGACCTTAATAGTAATAGCTTGATAGGTGAAATTCCGACTTCACTAGGAAACCTAAACCAGCTAACATTTATGAGCTTTTCCTCAAACAACTTGACTGGTCACGTTCCTAGTTCATTTGCCAATTTCAATAAGCTGTCCAATTTAGATCTCTCAAGAAATCAATTCTCCGGTGGAGATTTACCTCTTATACTATCAAATTTAACCAGCTTGTCCGAACTAGACCTTTCCAGTAATCACTTCAAATCCAAGCTTCCATCCAACATGAGTCGACTCCATAACTTGAAAGTATTTGACGTGAAAAGAAATTATTTTCTCGGGAATGTCCCTACATCCCTCTTTATGATTCCAATGTTACTAGGTGTTTATTTGCGTGGAAACCAATTCGAAGGACCCTTAGAGTTTGGGAATACATCCGCATCTTCTAGGTTAGTCAGCCTAGACCTCAGTTCTAACAACTTCCACGAACCAATTCCAGAAGATATATTTAGATTTCTCAAACTCGAAACTTTAGATCTTAGCAATAACAGTTTCACTGGGGCAATCTCTAGATCTATGTCCAAATTAGTCTCCCTCAGGTTTCTAGATCTATCCTACAATAAGATGGAAGGTCAAGTACCGAGTTTCTTGTGGAGCCTAGACACCTTGACGCTTTCTCATAATTATTTCAGTAGCCTCGAGGAAGTTGTCGTCAATGGAAGTCACTCTGATCTTAGTTCAAATTCACTTCAAGTATTGGTTTTCAAAGTTGATCTTGGTTCAAATTCACTCCAAGGATCATTTCCCCTATGGATCT ATATCTTTGCCAATGCCACCGACGTACTATACTTAGATGTTAGCCGTAACCAGTTAATGGGGAAGCTTCCAAAATCACTGATCAACTGCAAGTATATGCATTATCTGAATCTGAAAGGAAACAAGTTCAATGACACGTTTCCATACTGGTTGGGATCTTTGGTATCACTACGTGTTCTGATTCTCGGATCAAATGCCTTTTATGGTCCAGTCTCTTCACATGTTGGGTTTCCAAGTCTGAAAATCATTGACATATCGCATAATAGCTTCAATGGAACATTGCCACAAGATTATTTTGTGAACTGGCTTGAAATGTCAACAGTGTGGGTAGATTACGAAGGTATTCGAGGTTCGTTATACATGGGGGCAATCAATCATACGGATTCGATGGATATGATGTATAAAGGTGTAGACACAGAGTTTCCACTGATCTTTCTTGGGTTCAAAGCCATCGATTTTTCTGGAAACAAATTCACTGGACGAATCCCTAAATCAGTTGGCTTGTTGAAGGATTTGCGTCATGTCAACTTTTCAAGAAATGCATTTACCGGCAGTATCCCATCATCCTTGGCAAAACTAACAAACCTCGAGGCACTAGACCTCTCTCACAATAAGCTTTCCGGTAATATTCCTCGTGATCTTGCCAGACTCTCCTTCATGTCATACATGGACTTCTCCCACAACCTTCTCCAAGGTCCAGTTCCACGAAGCACTCAGTTTCAAAGCCAAAATTGTTCTTCGTTCGAAGACAACCTTGGACTCTACGGTCTCGAGACAATCTGTGGACCGATCCATGGTCCTCATCCTACACCGGGAGATTCACATCAATCCGAAGAATTTTCATCCGAAGAGTCAGAAGAAGTGTTGAGCTGGATAGCAGCTGCAATAGCCTTCGGACCTGGGGTGTTCTGTGGATTGGTGATCGGATATATCTTCTTCACTTCACAAAAGCACATATGGTTCATGGAGAAGTTCGGTCGAAACTATCCCCGTGGCATCATCACTGTTGGCTAA
- the LOC125609897 gene encoding probable protein phosphatase 2C 8 yields MEDVSVVLPDASLDFPGILRCGHFAIYDWHSGRLAAEFAKHLHLNVLSAGLPRELVSGKPMSCSSKKVFQVFIANIGDAKTVFARSSTTNESGNHTEACTPLKAIVLTREHKAIYPQERSRIQKVFLYDEQDK; encoded by the exons ATGGAAGATGTTTCGGTGGTTCTGCCCGACGCTTCGTTGGATTTCCCTGGGATACTAAG GTGTGGTCATTTTGCGATTTATGATTGGCATAGTGGTCGTTTAGCTGCTGAGTTTGCTAAGCACCTTCACCTTAACGTTCTATCAGCTGGCTTACCACGTGAGTTG GTTTCCGGAAAACCGATGAGTTGCTCCTCTAAGAAAGTGTTTCAG gtttttattgCCAACATTGGTGATGCTAAGACTGTTTTTGCACGATCCTCTACTACCAACGAATCAGGGAATCATACAGAAGCATGTACTCCACTCAAAGCAATTGTTTTAACCAGAGAGCATAAAGCAATTTATCCACAGGAGCGTTCTCGCATTCAAAAGGTTTTTCTCTATGATGAGCAAGACAAGTGA
- the LOC106349873 gene encoding receptor-like protein 38, which yields MMIPSQSFFFIFSLSLIFNTLASPTLERNALLEFKNEFPMSAPDPEDPFASCFSSWNTSSDHCSWKGVTCDVNSGEVISLFLEDIFLNGSLKANTSLLKLHHLQHLTLINCHLRGEISSSLGNLSHLMQLDLSYNELGGEIPSSMGNLSHLSHLYLSSNYLEGEIPSSIGNISPLIELDLYGNHLIGEIPSSLGNLSHLTTLILAENHLIGQIPPSMGNLNQLTFLNLGPNNLSGNIPSSFANFNKLSQLSLSYNQFSGGGLPHILSNLTSLSLLDLSNNHFKSKLPSNMSGLNNLEIFSVSGNYFGGNVPTSLFMIPSLKEVYLSENQLEGPLEIGNISSFSELQYLDLASNNFYGPIPEDISRFSKLQTLDLRNNRFIGEIPESMSKLVSLYSLDLSNNSFIGEIPDSISKLVSLNSIDLSYNKLEGQVPSFLWSLSSLKLSHNSFSSLEDSMQVFVNGSHSGLGSDSFRGPVHHVDLGSNSLRGSFPIWICNCTSLVFLDLSNNHLSGSIPSCLMDSSASVRQIILRNNKLSGFLPDIFNSATKLRSLDVSRNKLSGKLPRSLINCSSMEYLNMKGNNFKDTFPSWLSSLGSLRVLFLGSNAFYGPISSHFGFSSLRVIDISNNSFNGTLPQDYFVNWLEMSTVWVDKTKWYEHIIDKGRPSSVYMGELYNYTDSMDMMYKGVDTEFQLIFLAYKAIDFSGNKFTGRIPKSVGLLKALIHVNFSKNAFTCSIPSSLANITNLEALDLSHNKLSGYIPRDLAKLSFLSYLDFSHNLLQGPVPRSTQFQSQNCSSFEDNLGLYGLEEICGPIHVPHPTSGDSQQSEEFSSEESEEVLNWIVAAIAFGPGVFCGLVTGHFFFTSQKHKWLMENFSRNHPGGIRTVR from the coding sequence atgaTGATTCCGAGCCAatcttttttcttcatcttctctctttccCTTATATTCAACACTCTTGCGTCTCCTACTCTCGAAAGGAATGCTCTTTTGGAGTTCAAAAATGAGTTCCCGATGAGTGCACCAGACCCAGAGGATCCTTTTGCTTCCTGTTTTAGTTCGTGGAACACAAGCAGTGATCACTGTTCCTGGAAAGGTGTCACATGCGATGTTAATTCCGGTGAGGTGATATCACTCTTCCTTGAGGACATCTTTCTCAATGGCTCTTTGAAAGCAAACACTAGTCTCTTAAAACTCCACCATCTTCAGCACCTAACCCTTATCAACTGCCATCTCAGAGGagagatttcttcttctctagGAAACCTTTCTCATCTCATGCAGCTTGACCTCTCTTATAACGAGCTGGGAGGTGAAATCCCATCTTCAATGGGAAACCTTTCTCATCTCAGTCATCTTTACCTTTCTAGCAACTACTTGGAAGGTGAAATTCCATCTTCAATAGGAAATATTTCTCCCCTTATAGAGCTTGACCTTTATGGTAATCACTTGATAGGTGAAATTCCATCTTCACTAGGAAACCTGTCCCATCTCACGACTCTTATTCTTGCTGAGAATCACTTGATAGGTCAGATTCCGCCTTCAATGGGCAACCTAAACCAGCTAACATTTTTGAACTTGGGCCCGAACAACTTGAGTGGTAACATTCCTAGTTCATTTGCCAATTTCAACAAGCTCTCCCAATTATCTCTCTCATATAATCAATTCTCCGGTGGAGGTTTACCTCATATACTGTCAAATTTAACTAGCTTGTCCTTATTAGACCTTTCCAATAATCACTTCAAATCCAAGCTTCCATCTAACATGAGTGGACTCAATAACTTGGAGATATTTTCTGTAAGTGGAAACTATTTTGGCGGGAATGTCCCTACATCCTTGTTTATGATTCCTTCACTAAAAGAGGTTTATCTGAGTGAAAACCAATTAGAGGGACCCTTAGAGATTGGGAATATATCATCGTTTTCTGAGTTACAATATCTAGACCTCGCTTCTAACAACTTCTACGGACCAATCCCTGAAGATATATCTCGATTTAGCAAACTCCAAACTTTAGATCTTAGAAATAATAGGTTCATTGGGGAAATCCCTGAATCTATGTCCAAATTAGTCTCCCTCTACTCTCTAGATCTTAGCAATAACAGCTTTATTGGGGAAATCCCTGACTCAATTTCCAAATTAGTCTCCCTCAATTCTATAGATCTCTCCTACAATAAGTTGGAAGGTCAAGTACCAAGTTTCTTGTGGAGCCTGTCTTCCTTGAAGCTTTCTCATAATTCTTTCAGTAGCCTCGAGGATTCAATGCAAGTTTTCGTCAATGGAAGTCACTCTGGTCTTGGTTCAGATTCATTCCGAGGACCAGTTCACCATGTTGATCTGGGTTCAAATTCACTTCGAGGATCATTTCCCATATGGATCTGTAATTGTACATCATTAGTCTTCTTAGATCTCTCAAACAACCATCTCTCTGGTTCCATTCCTTCATGTTTGATGGATTCCAGTGCTTCTGTTCGCCAGATAATTCTAAGAAACAACAAGTTGAGCGGATTCCTTCCAGATATCTTTAACAGTGCAACCAAGTTACGATCACTAGACGTTAGCCGTAACAAGTTATCAGGGAAGCTTCCAAGATCTTTGATCAACTGCAGCTCTATGGAATATCTGAATATGAAAGGAAACAATTTCAAGGACACGTTTCCATCTTGGTTGAGTTCTCTGGGATCATTACGTGTTCTGTTTCTCGGATCAAATGCATTTTACGGTCCAATCTCTTCACATTTTGGGTTTTCAAGTCTGCGAGTCATTGACATATCGAACAATAGCTTCAATGGAACATTACCACAAGATTATTTTGTGAACTGGCTTGAAATGTCAACGGTTTGGGTAGATAAAACCAAATGGTATGAGCATATTATAGACAAAGGCCGTCCAAGTTCGGTATACATGGGGGAACTATACAATTATACTGATTCGATGGATATGATGTATAAAGGTGTAGACACAGAGTTTCAACTGATCTTTCTTGCGTACAAAGCCATCGATTTCTCTGGAAACAAATTCACGGGACGGATCCCTAAATCAGTTGGCCTGTTGAAGGCGTTGATTCATGTCAACTTTTCAAAAAATGCATTTACATGCAGTATCCCTTCATCCTTggcaaatataacaaatttagaGGCACTAGATCTTTCTCACAATAAGCTTTCTGGTTATATACCACGTGATCTTGCCAAACTCTCATTCCTGTCATACTTGGACTTCTCCCACAACCTTCTCCAAGGGCCAGTTCCACGAAGCACTCAGTTTCAGAGTCAAAATTGTTCTTCATTCGAGGACAACCTTGGACTCTATGGTCTCGAGGAAATTTGTGGACCGATCCATGTTCCTCATCCTACATCGGGAGATTCCCAACAGTCCGAGGAATTTTCATCCGAAGAGTCAGAAGAAGTGTTGAACTGGATAGTTGCTGCAATAGCCTTCGGACCTGGTGTGTTCTGTGGATTGGTGACCGGACATTTCTTCTTCACTTCACAAAAACACAAATGGTTGATGGAGAATTTCAGTCGAAACCATCCTGGTGGGATCAGAACTGTTCGTTAA